Below is a window of Picosynechococcus sp. PCC 7002 DNA.
TGCGACCAATGCCCTCTGGCCCCGCAAATAGGTAGGCAGGAGCCAGACGATCCTGGGCGATCGCCTGACGCAAGAGTGAGACGGCTTGGGGCTGACCAAGAACCTGATCGAGAGAAATCATTCGGTTAGGGGCCTCCCGTTCGGTAATATAAAAAAGAATGCTTCAGCATGGTTGAAAGATATTTTTTATGGCGCGTTATACTTGCTCCTACTTCGTTGGACTCTCCGAACCAGAGATGCTCGCTTCCCTCAGGGATATCATCCAGGAATGCGACCTCAACCTCACCTATGAGACGGGAGGTTACATCATGGCCAAAGAAAAACCCGGCAATGTTTCTTTCACCAAACTTGTGGAGCTTGAAGTCCTATTTGACCGCAACAAAGTTCAAGATGGCAAACTGCAAGTGGATTTTGTGGCGAAAAATCAAGAACTCCCCCTCCATACCGATAACCATTGTCGGTCGATCTTTGAACAGATTTTGAAAACCGTGAACGCCCAACAGCCCTGGGAATTAGAAACAAATAACCTCGATTAATCCCTGATTTTCCCCCAGGCTTTTGTTAAAAAAGTCCCGCTTTTCCCGACCCAGGCCATCAACAAACCGATGGGAGTATGAGAAGATAGGGGCACAAATATATGAAGAAAAATTAAATTATTATGGCCGTTATTCAGTTTTCCCAAGGCGTTAATGAACCCGAAGTTCCCGGTATCCGCTTAACCCGTTCCCCCGATGGTAGTACCGGCACCGCTGTATTTTCCTTTGAAGATCCCGCCGCCCTCGCCCAAGAAAGTACCGATGAAATTACGGGTATGTACCTCATCGACGAAGAAGGCGAAATTGTCACCCGCGAAGTCAAAGCAAAATTTTATGATGGGAAACCACGCATTATTGAAGCGCGCTTGGTGATGCGCTCGACCGCTGAATGGGATCGTTTTATGCGGTTTATGGAACGTTATGCGGCGGAAAACGGCCTCGAATTTACTAAAGCCTAGGCCCGGCCAAACGTCTCTCCGTCCTTGGTATTCGGTTGCCTGCTCCAGGAATATTGCCTGTCACGGTTGCGCAAATTATGATGCGTCAGATTATGGCTTGCTTTGGTATTCACGAGCCAAATGCCAGGGGCGATCGCCTTTTGATCGCCGATAGAATTCTATGGCCTGGCGTATTTTCCCCACTCTCTCACCGAAAACGGGAGTGATACCATAATTAAAAAAAGTTATTAAATTAATATTTGCGATCGCCCAACGCCAGACCCAAAATTGAGGAAATGGCGTTTAGTCAGTGCCAGCGCAATGAGTATATTTTTCCCCTAATCCTCCGTTTGTAATCAAAATCCTATGTTTAAGAAGCTATTTGGTGACCCCAACGCCCGCAAACTCAAAAGGTTTCAGCCCCTCGTCGCTGAAATCAACCTGCTCGCAGAGGATTTTGCCAACCTTACAGACGAAGCCCTAGCCCAAAAAACTGTAGAATTTCGCGCCAAGCTCGACAAAGCCAATAGCGACGAAGAAACCGAAGAAATTTTAGACGAAATCCTCCCCGAAGCCTTTGCCGTCGTTCGCGAAGCCGCTTGGCGAGTGCTCCAGATGCGCCACTACGATGTCCAGCTTTTGGGGGGGATCGTCCTCCATAAAGGGCAAATCGCCGAAATGAGAACCGGGGAAGGTAAAACCCTCGTTGCCACCCTGCCCGCCTATCTCAACGGTCTCACGGGGAAAGGGGTTCATGTGGTCACCGTGAACGATTACCTCGCCCGCCGGGACGCCGAATGGATGGGGCAGGTACACCGTTTCTTGGGCCTTACTGTGGGGCTAATCCAGTCCAGCATGGGGCCGGCCGAAAAGATTGAAAACTACCGCTGCGATATTACCTACACCACCAACTCTGAACTAGGGTTTGATTATTTGCGGGACAATATGGCCACCACGATCCAAGAAGTGGTGCAGCGTCCCTTTAACTACTGCATTATTGACGAAGTGGATTCGATCCTTGTTGATGAAGCCAGAACACCTCTGATTATTTCTGGGCAGATCGAACGCCCCACCGAAAAATATCTCCAAGCGGCGGAAATTGCGAAACAGTTGGTGCCCCAAGTCGAGGAAGACGGCCCCGGCGACTACGAAGTCGATGAAAAAGCCCGCAATGTTTTGATGACCGACGAAGGGTTTGCCAAAGCAGAACAATTGCTAGGAGTGACGGATTTATACGACGAGCAAAATCCTTGGGCCCACTATATTTTCAATGCCGTTAAAGCCAAGGAATTGTTTAAGAAAGATGTGAACTACATCGTACGCGGCGATGAGGTGGTGATCGTCGATGAATTTACAGGCCGGATTATGCCAGGACGACGCTGGAGTGATGGCCTCCACCAGGCGATCGAAGCCCAAGAAGGGGTCACGATCCAAAAAGAAACCCAAACCCTCGCCAATATTACCTACCAAAACTTTTTCTTGCTCTATCCCAAACTTTCTGGGATGACGGGGACAGCCAAAACCGAAGAAACAGAATTTGAAAAGGTCTACAACCTTGAGGTGACGATCATCCCCACCAATCGTCCCACCAAGCGACAAGATCTGGCGGATGTGGTTTACAAAAATGAGAAAGCAAAGTGGCGAGCTGTTGCTGAAGAATGTGCCCAGATGCACGAAACAGGCCGGCCGGTGCTAGTTGGGACCACCAGTGTAGAAAAGTCAGAGATTATTTCGGCCTATCTCCACGAGTTGGGTATTCCCCATAACCTGTTGAATGCGCGGCCCGAAAATGTCGAGAAGGAATCGGAAATTGTCGCCCAGGCGGGTCGTAAAGGGGCTGTAACGATCGCCACAAATATGGCGGGTCGCGGTACAGATATTATCCTCGGCGGGAACTCGGAATATATGGCTCGCCTGAAGATGCGTGAATATTTTATGCCCCAGATCGTTAAACCAGAGGATGAGGGCAATTTTGCGATCGCCGGCAGTGGTAAAAACAGTGGCGGCCAGGGTTTTGACACCAACAATAAACAGAAGAAAAAAACCTGGAAAACCACCCTCGACATTTATCCAACGGAACTGCCCACAGACTTAGAACAGCAGCTTAAGGAAGCGGTAAAGTTCGCCGTCGATCAATATGGCAACCAAAGTTTGACGGAACTAGAGGCCGAAGAAAAGTTGGCGATCGCCTCGGAAAATGCCCCCACCGCCGATCCTGTGGTGCAAAAATTGCGGACGGTATACCATGCCATCGAAAAAACCTACCATGACCTCACCAGCGTGGAGCATGACGAGGTGATTCAAAATGGCGGCCTCCATGTCATTGGGACAGAACGCCACGAATCCCGCCGGATCGATAACCAACTGCGGGGCCGGGCCGGTCGTCAAGGGGACCCCGGTTCGACACGATTTTTCTTGAGTCTCGAAGATAACCTCCTGCGCATTTTCGGGGGCGATCGCGTGGCTGGTTTGATGAATGCCTTCCGGGTCGAAGAAGACATGCCCATCGAATCAAAAATGCTTACCAACTCCCTCGAAGGTGCCCAGAAGAAAGTCGAAACCTTCTACTACGACGCCCGGAAACAGGTATTTGAGTACGACGAAGTAATGAACAATCAACGGCGGGCCATTTACGCTGAACGCCGTCGGGTCTTAGAAGGGCAAGATCTCAAAGAGCAGGTCATCCAATACGCCGAAAAGACCATGAGCGAAATTGTCGAGGCCTACGTTAACCCCGAACTGCCCCCCGAAGAGTGGAAACTCGATAAGCTCCTCGATAAAGCAAAAGAATTTATCTACCTCCTCGAAGATCTAGAACCCAAAGATATTGAGGATATGACCGTCCCCGAAATTAAAACCTTCCTCCATGAAGAAGTGCGCAAAGCCTACGACCTCAAGGAAGCCCAGGTGGAGAAAAGTCAACCCGGTTTGATGCGCCAAGCAGAACGGTTCTTTATCCTCCAGCAGATCGACACCCTCTGGCGGGAACACCTCCAGGCCATTGATGCCCTGCGGGAATCTGTCGGCTTACGGGGCTATGGTCAAAAAGATCCTTTGATCGAATACAAACAAGAGGGTTACGAAATGTTCCTGGAAATGATGATCGACATCCGCCGGAACGTGGTTTACTCCCTGTTCCAATTCCAGCCCCAACGGCAACCCCAACAACCCCAAGCGGTATAAATATCTCTTTAAATACCGAATGGCTCCCCCTCCTTGGGGGAGTTTTTGTTTTATGTTTTTCCTTGGATCAATTTAAGTATGGGCAGCGATGTTGGAGTTTTCACAATTTGAGGCGGGCTATATTATTTCCCAAAAAGACCTGGAACAGGCAGTGGGCTATCGGCAACGGGATCAGCCAGGGGCCTTTGACTATTTTTTAGCGGATGTCTATGGCCTTGTATTGCAAGCCCTGGAGGAATGTTTACCCCATTTAAAGGTTTATCCGGCGTTAAATTTCCATGGGTTGATTATCCTCGATCCAACCCAGATGACCCCAGAGGAAACGAAGCTCTACCATAGCCGCCGCGATCGCCTTTTGAGAAAGCAAGCTGAGCAAGATATTCGCCGCTCAGAACTCTGAGATCAAGGGTTGTTCGGCCATCAGTCGGGGGATTCGAGGTAGGTCTGGATAAACTGGTGGGCTGCCTGGAAATGGGTTTCGATCTGCTGGGAAAGCGTCTGGATCGTGGCGTAGTTTTCGGTGGCGAGGGCGAATTCGATGGCAATGCACCAGTCTGGAATTTTACGCACACTCACGCTACTGGCGGCTCCCTTGAGGCGATGGGCTTCGTAGGAAATTTTTGCGGCATCCCGATTGGCGATCGCCCCTTGGAGTGCTTCGATGTAGCTGGCGGCAAAGTCTAAAAATTGCCTGAATACTTCCCGGTGGAAATTGGGATTATCGCCATAAAAATGCACCAACTGTGTTAAATCTACAGGCGCGTCAGGATCTGCGACCATTTCTGGGTTTTCCTGGATCGTTGGCGCGGCGATCGCCCCTGCGGATCGACTTTTTTCTGCCTTTTGTAAACACTTATCAATGACCTGACGGAGGGTCTTAATACTGGTGGGTTTGGCAATGTAGCCATCCATCCCCGCCGCTAGACATTTTTCGCGATCGCCTTTCATCGCATTGGCCGTCATCGCGATAATCAATTGGTGGGTATCCTCCTGTTCTTGTTGACGGATCATTTCCGTGGTCGTATAGCCATCTAGTTCCGGCATCAGACAATCCATCAAAATCAGGTCATAGGTCCGCTGTTGGAGCTGAGTGAGGGCTTCGCGGCCATTACTCACACAATCGATGCTGCGAAAACCAATAATTTCAAGCTGATTGAGAATAACCGTTTGGTTAATGGGCGTATCTTCGACCACGAGGATTTGAATATCTGGCGATCGCTCCCCCTGATTGCTCAAAATTTCTGCTAAAGTCCAATCCAAATCTGGGTCATCTGCCATTGTCTGATCCAGCCTTTTTTCCGCTTGGAGGCAACGTAGTAGCGCTTCCTGTTGGAGGGGGCGGAGGAGATAACGGAGTCCTTGGGGCTGCAGCCAATTTTTTAAGCGAGGATAATCCACCGCCGATAGCAGCAGCACTAAATTTTCCCGGGGGAGGAGCGTTTTTACTTTATCTAGAACCGTTTCGATGCCTGCCTGATTACCAACAATGGGTAAAGCCAAGAGCATCAGATCAAAACTATCCTGCTGTTCGAGGGCGAGGATCCCCCCCATAAAATCCCCATAGGCCGTGACGCTGACCCCGTAGTGACTGAGCTGCCGACGCGTCGCTTCTAAAGACAAGGGCTGGGAGTCAATGAGGAGAACCCGGCAAGGGGCCAGTTGGGGCAGGGGGGGCGGCGTTTCTAACCGTTGGAAACGGGCCGTAAACCAAAAGGTTGAACCTTGGCCAGGACTACTTTCTAAACCAATGTCTCCGGCCATGAGACTGACCAAATGTTTGGCGATCGCCAAACCGAGACCTGTTCCCCCATATTCCCTTGTCGTAGACGGATCAACCTGGGAAAAAGACCGGAATAATTTTGCTTGATCTGCTTTGTCAATGCCAATCCCAGTATCAATGACCTCAAACTTCACCAAAACAGAAGCCTCATCTTCGGCCATGGGTAGAGCGCGGATCACCACAGAACCCCGATGGGTAAATTTAATCGCATTACCAACTAAATTCGTCAATATCTGCCGCAACCGCATCGAATCTCCCGTAACTGTTCCTCCCAGTTGCGGATCAATAGTGGTGATCAATTCCACCTGTTTCGTTTGGGCCTGAATAGCCAGTAGCTCTGCCACCGACTCCACACAGTCAATAATCTGTAGAGGCACGGATTCGAGGCGCATTTCCCCGGCTTCTAACTTAGAAAAGTCCAGGATATCGTTGATCACATAAAGTAAATGGTTCGCGCTTTGGCTGAGGGTTTTTATAAAATCCTGTTGCTGGGGATTCAGTTGAGTCGTTTG
It encodes the following:
- the psb28 gene encoding photosystem II reaction center protein Psb28, whose protein sequence is MAVIQFSQGVNEPEVPGIRLTRSPDGSTGTAVFSFEDPAALAQESTDEITGMYLIDEEGEIVTREVKAKFYDGKPRIIEARLVMRSTAEWDRFMRFMERYAAENGLEFTKA
- the secA gene encoding preprotein translocase subunit SecA, with product MFKKLFGDPNARKLKRFQPLVAEINLLAEDFANLTDEALAQKTVEFRAKLDKANSDEETEEILDEILPEAFAVVREAAWRVLQMRHYDVQLLGGIVLHKGQIAEMRTGEGKTLVATLPAYLNGLTGKGVHVVTVNDYLARRDAEWMGQVHRFLGLTVGLIQSSMGPAEKIENYRCDITYTTNSELGFDYLRDNMATTIQEVVQRPFNYCIIDEVDSILVDEARTPLIISGQIERPTEKYLQAAEIAKQLVPQVEEDGPGDYEVDEKARNVLMTDEGFAKAEQLLGVTDLYDEQNPWAHYIFNAVKAKELFKKDVNYIVRGDEVVIVDEFTGRIMPGRRWSDGLHQAIEAQEGVTIQKETQTLANITYQNFFLLYPKLSGMTGTAKTEETEFEKVYNLEVTIIPTNRPTKRQDLADVVYKNEKAKWRAVAEECAQMHETGRPVLVGTTSVEKSEIISAYLHELGIPHNLLNARPENVEKESEIVAQAGRKGAVTIATNMAGRGTDIILGGNSEYMARLKMREYFMPQIVKPEDEGNFAIAGSGKNSGGQGFDTNNKQKKKTWKTTLDIYPTELPTDLEQQLKEAVKFAVDQYGNQSLTELEAEEKLAIASENAPTADPVVQKLRTVYHAIEKTYHDLTSVEHDEVIQNGGLHVIGTERHESRRIDNQLRGRAGRQGDPGSTRFFLSLEDNLLRIFGGDRVAGLMNAFRVEEDMPIESKMLTNSLEGAQKKVETFYYDARKQVFEYDEVMNNQRRAIYAERRRVLEGQDLKEQVIQYAEKTMSEIVEAYVNPELPPEEWKLDKLLDKAKEFIYLLEDLEPKDIEDMTVPEIKTFLHEEVRKAYDLKEAQVEKSQPGLMRQAERFFILQQIDTLWREHLQAIDALRESVGLRGYGQKDPLIEYKQEGYEMFLEMMIDIRRNVVYSLFQFQPQRQPQQPQAV
- a CDS encoding response regulator → MVSFSGALTWEGLWGFLTGRMYMPHGSCYLWQTPLVGLHLMANLLTAIAYFSIPIMLVYFVKKRQDMPFSRVFILFSTFITACGIGHFLDMLTLWFPIYWIDGIEGSFTALISCYTAIELYTLLPKFLALKSPEELAIINQKLQLEVQERQKAESILSRIVAGTAAVTGRDFFSALAENLAIALDVCYVAIREILDNDTHSPQTLATWKNPKFPSIPAVAIASPATESDTSQTLQFPIQDRNSRTIGTLHVQHYQPTIDQELATKLTRIFAARAAAEIERKRALDELAWANNQLETINNQLEEKVAARTQALKTVNETLRSSEARYRSLVLNIPGAVYRCLPDAQWTMEFLSNGIEPITGYPATDFLHNQVRAFGDIIHPEDYPRVLASLGTLTPDNPTYTDEYRLVRVDQNICWVFEQGRGIFDATGHLIRLEGVMIEVTDRKLASQALDQERRQLRQLIQNMPVAMAMLDKKLCYVAHSHQWLVDYQLGEKTLVGRSHREVFVNLQEDYQQHLQTALGGQVITCEEDCYVQHDGKKQYLKWTVQPWYHRENQVGGVVIVTQNINDLVEGREAALAASRLKSSFLANMSHEIRTPMNGILGIAELLQTTQLNPQQQDFIKTLSQSANHLLYVINDILDFSKLEAGEMRLESVPLQIIDCVESVAELLAIQAQTKQVELITTIDPQLGGTVTGDSMRLRQILTNLVGNAIKFTHRGSVVIRALPMAEDEASVLVKFEVIDTGIGIDKADQAKLFRSFSQVDPSTTREYGGTGLGLAIAKHLVSLMAGDIGLESSPGQGSTFWFTARFQRLETPPPLPQLAPCRVLLIDSQPLSLEATRRQLSHYGVSVTAYGDFMGGILALEQQDSFDLMLLALPIVGNQAGIETVLDKVKTLLPRENLVLLLSAVDYPRLKNWLQPQGLRYLLRPLQQEALLRCLQAEKRLDQTMADDPDLDWTLAEILSNQGERSPDIQILVVEDTPINQTVILNQLEIIGFRSIDCVSNGREALTQLQQRTYDLILMDCLMPELDGYTTTEMIRQQEQEDTHQLIIAMTANAMKGDREKCLAAGMDGYIAKPTSIKTLRQVIDKCLQKAEKSRSAGAIAAPTIQENPEMVADPDAPVDLTQLVHFYGDNPNFHREVFRQFLDFAASYIEALQGAIANRDAAKISYEAHRLKGAASSVSVRKIPDWCIAIEFALATENYATIQTLSQQIETHFQAAHQFIQTYLESPD